CTGATTATATAATCTCAAAATACGCTGTATTACTAATACCAGTACCAATCATAAAGATTGCCATAGGAGAAGGACTTAAAGTATTTGAAATTTCATTTGAAGACAAATACAAAAATTTTGCCGGATACATTAAACCAAACAAAAAAACTATATATATAAACGAAACAATGAATCTACAAAACAAAAGATTTGCAATAGCACAACAACTTGGCCATTATCTAATGCATAAATATCAAGTTTTTAATCCATCAAAGAGAACAGATACGATTAATACTCAAGATAACCAAATGACAATAGAAGCCAACATATTTGCAGCAAACTTATTAATCCCAACTACCACTTTAAGACTAAAAGTATTTCAATATAAATCGATAAAATATCCGCAAAAAGTAATGGCAAAAGAATTTCAAGTATCTGAAAATATAATACACTTTAAGTTAAGCATGCTGAACGAGATTCACAGACTTGAGAAAGAAAACAAGATACAAAAAAAACTAAAAGTTAAGCAAATAGATAGAGCAAGGGCTAAAGAGCTTTTACTGCAAAATGTAGATAAGCTAAAAGAATCAATAGCTATAGATTTAGAAAAAAAAGAAAATACAAGAAAAGAAAGCATAAAAAAAATCTTCGAAGAACTAGAATAAATAACTTATTGCTTGGAAAAGCTTTTAAGTATGTTTTCCAGCTTTCGTTTAGCAAAAATTAAAGCATTCTTATCTTGAATAATCATATCTAAAAAATCTTTTTTAAGCACAATCCAAGATCTATTATCCACATCTATTTTATAATAAGGAAAATTTATTCTTAAAGGAAATTTTTCTTTAATATTATGATCATCTAAATACCTCAAAACCTCGGATTTAAAAGATAAACCTTGAACCACACTATACGCTAAGATAACTTTATATAATCTTTTATTATACAAATAAAGACTCTTAATATATGCAATATTATTATTATAACTAGACTCAGAAATATAAACTGAACCCTTTTGTTCACCTTTCCAAATATCAAAACTACAATTAGAATCATTAAAATTTGTATACTTACTTAGATCAGATTTTGAAATTCTAAGTTCAGGATATATCATCAAAGCTTTTAAAGCTAATAAATCTAAATTATATCCCTCTCCAGATTCATCCAGTAAAATTGTGGAACAACTTAACAAAAATATAAAAATAAAAAATACACAAGAATTTAAAAATATACGCATACAATCAATCTGATTATACTTTTTCGCAAAAACAAAGTAAATAAAATAGATCTGTTTTGATATAATAATATAAAAAATCAACCTAAAGGAACTTAAATGAGTTACTATGCATTAAGCAAAATATTTATGTATCTTGGATATATTATTATAGGAATTACATCCTTTACCATCTTTAACAAAAATTTAAGAGTAAAGATCAAGAGTAAGATAAAAAAGTTTAATTCTCTATATTACTTAACGCTATTTATCCTTTTTATAACCGCTTCTAACTTGTCTCATCATTTCTCAGAAAAA
The Borrelia turicatae 91E135 DNA segment above includes these coding regions:
- a CDS encoding ImmA/IrrE family metallo-endopeptidase, whose product is MKSNNFSSYIKAPYIYSDYIISKYAVLLIPVPIIKIAIGEGLKVFEISFEDKYKNFAGYIKPNKKTIYINETMNLQNKRFAIAQQLGHYLMHKYQVFNPSKRTDTINTQDNQMTIEANIFAANLLIPTTTLRLKVFQYKSIKYPQKVMAKEFQVSENIIHFKLSMLNEIHRLEKENKIQKKLKVKQIDRARAKELLLQNVDKLKESIAIDLEKKENTRKESIKKIFEELE